One window from the genome of Methyloradius palustris encodes:
- a CDS encoding tautomerase family protein translates to MPYVDIKIAGSLSREQKAEIAQEITATLQRVAHKPPSYTYITFNEVAYEDWAIAGELLDGK, encoded by the coding sequence ATGCCTTATGTCGATATTAAAATTGCAGGCTCATTGAGCCGTGAGCAAAAAGCCGAAATCGCCCAAGAAATCACTGCAACCTTGCAGCGAGTCGCCCATAAACCGCCTTCATATACCTACATCACATTTAATGAGGTGGCTTACGAAGACTGGGCAATTGCAGGTGAATTGCTGGACGGCAAGTAA
- a CDS encoding cation diffusion facilitator family transporter, protein MEKHLHDHDEHHDHGGHKHDSHSHDHHAHKHDHDNTLVWVLLLTLAFAFVEAIGGWFTGSLALLGDAGHMFSDSAALGLAALGAWLARKPASQKHSFGLMRSEVIVAFLNSIFMLVVVVAIVYEAIERIQTPQPVHGGEVILIALIGLIINLVVASKLHGHQETMNHRAAMLHVLGDLLGSVAAIVAGGVIYFTGWLLIDPILSIFISLLILVSTIRLLREALHVLMEGVPAHINLQEVTLTLSRLPHVQEIHSIHIWSLSSEVTALSAHVVLEDMHAWHPVLTNIRELLHERFDIDHVTLQPETVSALKQGEVACWLTKKPDTPLSD, encoded by the coding sequence ATGGAAAAACATCTTCACGATCACGACGAACACCATGATCATGGTGGTCATAAGCATGATAGCCACAGCCATGACCACCATGCACACAAGCATGACCACGATAACACGCTTGTATGGGTGTTATTGCTGACACTGGCTTTTGCCTTTGTTGAAGCGATTGGCGGCTGGTTCACAGGTTCGCTGGCCTTGCTGGGCGATGCTGGGCATATGTTTTCAGATTCAGCAGCGCTGGGGCTTGCTGCCCTTGGGGCTTGGTTGGCACGTAAACCAGCATCACAAAAGCATAGTTTTGGCCTCATGCGTTCTGAAGTTATCGTTGCCTTTTTAAACAGCATCTTCATGCTGGTGGTTGTAGTGGCCATTGTTTACGAAGCAATAGAGCGCATACAGACCCCGCAGCCTGTGCACGGCGGTGAAGTGATATTGATTGCACTAATCGGTTTAATCATCAATCTAGTGGTTGCCAGCAAACTGCACGGGCACCAAGAAACCATGAACCACCGTGCAGCCATGTTGCATGTGCTGGGCGATTTGCTTGGCTCAGTCGCTGCGATTGTCGCCGGTGGCGTGATCTACTTTACTGGCTGGTTGTTGATTGACCCGATACTTTCTATTTTCATCTCTTTGTTGATTCTGGTTTCTACCATACGCCTCTTGCGCGAGGCCTTGCATGTGCTGATGGAGGGCGTGCCAGCCCATATCAACCTGCAAGAAGTCACGCTGACCTTATCTCGATTACCGCATGTGCAAGAAATCCACAGCATTCATATCTGGAGTCTTTCTTCTGAAGTCACCGCGCTATCGGCCCATGTGGTGCTTGAAGATATGCACGCCTGGCACCCAGTATTAACCAATATTCGTGAGCTGCTGCACGAGCGTTTTGATATTGACCATGTGACCTTACAGCCTGAAACTGTCTCCGCACTTAAGCAGGGCGAAGTGGCTTGTTGGCTCACGAAAAAGCCAGATACTCCATTATCAGATTAA
- a CDS encoding TIGR00645 family protein, which yields MSAILFGSRWLQLPLYLGLIVAQCVYVFHFMVELIHLVQKVPDMHEADIMLIVLGLIDVVMISNLLIMVIVGGYETFVSRLNLAGHPDEPDWLSHVNANLLKVKLATAIIGISSIHLLKTFINAPNLDEKVLIWQTIIHMAFVASAISIAWIDKLMTHSDDKH from the coding sequence ATGAGTGCCATTCTATTCGGCAGTCGCTGGTTGCAATTGCCGCTTTATCTGGGGCTGATTGTCGCGCAATGCGTCTATGTATTTCACTTCATGGTGGAGCTGATTCACCTAGTACAAAAAGTACCTGATATGCACGAAGCAGACATCATGCTCATCGTGCTTGGCCTGATTGACGTCGTGATGATTTCCAACCTGCTCATCATGGTGATTGTGGGCGGTTATGAGACTTTTGTCTCACGCCTCAACCTTGCTGGTCACCCAGATGAACCAGACTGGCTATCGCATGTAAATGCCAATCTGCTCAAGGTAAAACTGGCAACTGCCATTATCGGCATCTCATCAATCCACCTGCTCAAGACCTTTATCAACGCGCCTAATCTGGATGAAAAAGTGTTGATCTGGCAAACCATCATTCACATGGCATTCGTTGCCTCTGCGATTTCAATTGCATGGATAGATAAACTGATGACGCATAGCGACGATAAACATTGA
- a CDS encoding type II toxin-antitoxin system VapC family toxin, whose product MRLLLDTHVFLWWVYDDPKLSQTARDVILDSANTKYVSAVTAWELAIKAGQGKLKLNQSVADFYIKYTNQNYFETIPLGLNHLFMVERLPSHHKDPFDRLLVVQAQAEKLKIVSADNALDAYEIERLW is encoded by the coding sequence ATGCGTTTGTTGCTCGATACTCATGTTTTTTTATGGTGGGTATATGACGATCCTAAGCTGTCTCAAACCGCAAGAGATGTGATTTTAGATAGTGCTAATACAAAATATGTCAGCGCAGTCACAGCCTGGGAGTTGGCAATAAAAGCTGGGCAAGGCAAATTAAAGCTGAATCAATCGGTGGCTGACTTTTATATTAAATACACCAATCAAAATTACTTTGAAACCATTCCGCTTGGTTTAAATCACTTGTTTATGGTTGAACGTTTGCCATCACATCATAAAGACCCGTTTGATCGATTACTGGTTGTGCAAGCGCAGGCGGAAAAGTTAAAAATTGTATCTGCAGATAATGCTTTAGATGCATATGAGATTGAGCGACTTTGGTGA
- a CDS encoding type II toxin-antitoxin system Phd/YefM family antitoxin, whose amino-acid sequence MSQFNIAEAKAQFSTLVKKAMMGEEIIIAKDNKPLLRFSPIVPDAPKQPVPGTGKQDILFIADDFNAIPEGFEDYI is encoded by the coding sequence ATGAGTCAATTCAATATTGCTGAGGCTAAAGCGCAATTTTCCACCTTGGTTAAAAAGGCCATGATGGGTGAAGAGATCATTATTGCCAAAGACAACAAGCCATTGTTAAGGTTTTCGCCGATTGTGCCAGACGCGCCTAAACAGCCAGTTCCTGGCACTGGAAAACAAGATATTCTCTTTATTGCAGATGATTTTAATGCAATCCCAGAAGGGTTCGAGGATTACATTTAA
- a CDS encoding uracil-DNA glycosylase codes for MQSFDLNCRLCPRLSNFLDQVKIEQPTYFARPVPPFGSANPQLLIVGLAPGMHGANRTGRPFTGDYAGVLLYETLHKYGFATAPVSVSSDDGLELINCRITNAVKCLPPENKPTGQEISTCNHYLANEIKALPSNTYILALGNVAHLAVLKALQLKVGHYKFGHAARHQLPDGQVLYDSYHCSRYNTNTRRLSEPMFHEVFASIRQELALN; via the coding sequence ATGCAGAGTTTTGACCTCAACTGTCGGCTATGCCCGCGGCTCAGTAATTTTTTAGATCAAGTAAAAATAGAGCAACCTACGTATTTTGCAAGACCAGTACCACCCTTTGGTAGCGCTAATCCCCAATTGCTGATTGTCGGTCTCGCACCTGGCATGCACGGAGCCAATAGAACTGGTCGCCCATTTACAGGTGACTATGCTGGTGTCTTGCTCTACGAAACCTTGCATAAATATGGTTTCGCCACAGCGCCAGTGTCAGTTTCCAGTGATGATGGATTGGAATTGATCAACTGCCGTATTACCAACGCAGTTAAATGCCTGCCGCCAGAAAACAAGCCTACAGGGCAAGAAATCAGCACCTGTAATCATTATCTGGCGAACGAAATCAAGGCATTACCAAGCAATACTTATATTCTGGCATTGGGCAATGTCGCCCACTTGGCCGTGCTCAAAGCCTTGCAATTGAAAGTCGGCCACTATAAATTTGGTCATGCAGCCCGCCATCAATTGCCTGATGGCCAAGTGCTTTACGACAGCTATCATTGCAGCCGTTACAATACCAATACCAGACGCCTGTCCGAGCCTATGTTTCATGAGGTGTTTGCAAGTATCAGGCAGGAACTGGCTCTCAACTAA
- the acnB gene encoding bifunctional aconitate hydratase 2/2-methylisocitrate dehydratase — MLIAYREHEAERAALGLPPLPLNAEQAALLVELLKNPPAGEEAMLLNLLENRTPAGVDQAAYVKASFLADVAKGIASSPLITPTKAIELLGTMLGGYNVPALVSLLDTPLAEEAVKALSKTILMFDAFHDVADKVKAGNPHAQKLMESWANAEWFTNKPVLPTEIRAIVFKVDGETNTDDLSPAQEAWSRPDIPLHAKAMLVNKMPDGLQTIETLKKKGMPLAYVGDVVGTGSSRKSAINSVQWFMGDDIPNIPNKRTGGIVLGGKIAPIFFNTAEDSGALPIQCDVSQMKTGDEIIIKPYEGKVLNAQGAVISTFELAPLTMPDEVRAGGRIPLIIGRGLTGNARQMLGLPPSELFIKPIAPKDTGKGYTLAQKMVGRACGLPEGTGVRPGTYCEPKITTVGSQDTTGAMTRDELKELACLGFSADLVMQSFCHTAAYPKPVDIKLQHSLPEFMSSRGGVSLRPGDGVIHSWLNRLILPDTVGTGGDSHTRFPIGISFPAGSGLVAFGAAMGAMPLDMPESVLVRFKGTMQPGITLRDLVNAIPYAAIQRGDLTVGKQGKKNVFNGRILEIEGLPDLKVEQAFEFADASAERSANGCTVHLNKEPVIEFLTSNIVLMQNMIDNGYEDPRTLQRRIEAMQAWLAKPELLQPDADAEYAHIVEIDLNEITEPLVACPNDPDDIKPLSAVVGDKIDEVFIGSCMTNIGHYRAAAKVLEGAGGIPTRLWIAPPTRMDENQLRDEGVYSVFGVAGARTEIPGCSLCMGNQARVADKATVFSTSTRNFDNRMGKDARVYLGSAELAAVCALLGRMPTPKEYMDTVGDKLTKNADSIYKYLNFHQMSEYASKKVIPIAELVE; from the coding sequence ATGCTGATTGCCTATCGTGAACATGAAGCCGAGCGCGCTGCGCTTGGCTTGCCGCCACTCCCTTTAAACGCAGAGCAAGCTGCTTTGCTGGTTGAGCTTCTCAAGAATCCACCAGCAGGTGAAGAGGCTATGTTGCTTAACCTGCTGGAGAACCGCACACCAGCTGGTGTTGACCAAGCTGCGTATGTCAAGGCCTCATTCCTGGCGGATGTAGCTAAAGGTATCGCAAGCTCACCATTGATTACGCCGACCAAAGCTATTGAGCTACTTGGCACTATGCTAGGCGGTTACAACGTGCCTGCATTGGTCAGCCTGTTAGATACTCCACTGGCAGAAGAAGCTGTAAAAGCCTTATCAAAAACCATACTCATGTTTGATGCGTTTCATGATGTGGCTGACAAAGTGAAAGCAGGTAATCCGCATGCCCAAAAGTTGATGGAGTCATGGGCAAATGCCGAGTGGTTCACCAACAAGCCTGTATTGCCTACCGAGATTCGCGCCATTGTGTTCAAGGTCGATGGCGAAACCAATACCGATGACTTGTCGCCTGCGCAAGAAGCCTGGTCGCGCCCTGATATCCCTCTGCACGCCAAAGCTATGTTGGTAAACAAGATGCCTGATGGCCTGCAAACCATAGAAACGCTCAAGAAAAAAGGCATGCCGCTGGCTTATGTTGGCGATGTGGTCGGTACTGGCTCTTCACGCAAATCAGCGATTAACTCTGTGCAATGGTTCATGGGCGACGATATCCCGAATATCCCTAACAAGCGCACGGGTGGCATTGTGCTGGGCGGCAAGATTGCGCCTATTTTCTTTAATACCGCTGAAGATTCAGGCGCGCTGCCGATTCAGTGTGACGTGAGCCAGATGAAAACAGGCGATGAAATCATTATTAAACCTTATGAAGGCAAAGTGCTGAATGCGCAAGGCGCAGTGATTTCAACTTTTGAGCTTGCTCCGCTCACCATGCCTGACGAAGTGCGCGCTGGTGGTCGTATCCCGCTGATTATTGGCCGTGGCCTCACTGGAAATGCACGCCAGATGTTGGGCTTGCCGCCTTCAGAGCTATTCATCAAACCAATCGCCCCTAAAGATACGGGCAAAGGCTATACGCTGGCGCAAAAAATGGTTGGCCGTGCTTGCGGCTTACCAGAAGGTACTGGTGTTCGCCCCGGCACTTACTGCGAACCCAAGATTACAACTGTGGGCTCGCAAGATACGACTGGTGCGATGACACGTGATGAACTGAAAGAGTTGGCCTGTCTAGGTTTCTCTGCCGATCTCGTCATGCAAAGTTTTTGCCATACCGCCGCTTACCCAAAACCAGTGGATATCAAGCTCCAGCACTCACTACCTGAGTTCATGTCTAGCCGTGGTGGCGTGAGTTTGCGCCCAGGTGACGGCGTTATCCATTCATGGCTCAACCGCTTGATTTTGCCTGATACCGTCGGCACAGGTGGTGATTCGCATACCCGATTCCCCATCGGTATTTCATTCCCCGCTGGCTCAGGCTTGGTGGCTTTTGGTGCAGCCATGGGCGCCATGCCGCTGGATATGCCTGAATCAGTATTGGTGCGCTTCAAAGGCACAATGCAGCCTGGCATTACCTTGCGTGATCTGGTGAACGCAATTCCTTATGCAGCCATTCAACGCGGCGATTTAACCGTGGGTAAGCAGGGGAAAAAGAACGTGTTCAACGGCCGTATTCTAGAAATTGAAGGCTTGCCAGACCTCAAGGTTGAACAGGCTTTTGAATTTGCAGATGCCTCTGCCGAGCGCTCTGCGAATGGGTGTACTGTGCATTTGAATAAAGAGCCCGTGATTGAATTCCTGACCTCAAATATCGTACTCATGCAAAACATGATTGATAACGGCTATGAAGACCCACGCACGCTGCAACGCCGTATTGAAGCCATGCAGGCTTGGTTGGCCAAACCGGAATTGTTGCAGCCAGATGCAGATGCCGAATACGCCCATATTGTAGAAATTGACCTCAACGAAATCACCGAGCCGCTGGTGGCTTGCCCGAATGACCCTGATGACATCAAGCCACTTTCAGCCGTTGTCGGCGACAAGATTGATGAAGTGTTTATTGGTAGCTGCATGACCAACATCGGCCACTATCGGGCTGCAGCGAAGGTGCTGGAAGGCGCAGGTGGCATACCAACGCGTCTCTGGATTGCGCCACCAACGCGCATGGATGAAAACCAGTTGCGTGATGAAGGCGTTTACTCAGTATTTGGTGTGGCAGGTGCGAGAACCGAAATACCAGGTTGCTCTCTCTGCATGGGTAACCAGGCGCGCGTGGCAGACAAAGCTACCGTGTTCTCTACCAGCACCCGCAACTTTGATAACCGCATGGGTAAAGATGCCCGAGTTTATTTGGGTTCAGCCGAGTTAGCAGCGGTTTGTGCGCTATTAGGCCGCATGCCAACGCCCAAAGAATATATGGATACCGTGGGCGATAAGTTGACCAAAAATGCTGACAGCATCTACAAGTACCTTAATTTTCACCAAATGTCTGAATACGCAAGCAAGAAAGTAATTCCGATTGCTGAGCTAGTTGAGTAA
- the sodC gene encoding superoxide dismutase family protein, which produces MKIRHALMITLLLASINAHADEKTVTINAISEAGVGMSVGTITLSDSPKGLVVKPNLKGLPTGVHGFHIHDQGSCDSALKDGKMVAGLAAGGHFDPSKTGMHEGPDGMGHMGDLPALTIEADGTSTASLLAPHLKLADILGHAVIIHENGDNYSDTPKPLGGGGARIACGLVN; this is translated from the coding sequence ATGAAAATACGCCACGCACTAATGATCACATTGCTACTAGCTAGCATCAATGCACATGCAGATGAAAAAACTGTCACTATCAACGCCATCAGCGAAGCAGGTGTGGGGATGAGTGTTGGCACAATTACATTATCAGACAGCCCAAAGGGTTTAGTGGTAAAACCCAACCTGAAAGGCTTACCAACTGGCGTACATGGCTTTCACATCCATGACCAAGGCAGCTGCGATAGCGCACTAAAAGATGGAAAAATGGTAGCAGGCCTCGCCGCTGGCGGACACTTTGACCCAAGCAAAACGGGCATGCACGAAGGCCCTGATGGAATGGGCCACATGGGTGATTTGCCCGCATTAACTATAGAGGCCGATGGCACAAGCACCGCCAGCCTGCTCGCCCCACACTTAAAGTTAGCAGACATCCTGGGGCACGCCGTGATTATTCATGAAAATGGCGATAACTATAGCGACACACCCAAACCATTGGGTGGTGGCGGAGCAAGAATTGCGTGTGGTCTCGTAAATTAG
- a CDS encoding 23S rRNA (adenine(2030)-N(6))-methyltransferase RlmJ, with the protein MLSYRHAFHAGNHADVLKHFVLMQTLAYTVQKDKPYWYIDTHAGAGKYALDSAYAAQNAEFNNGIAQLWQATDLPESLAEYVALVKKLNPTDHLKNYPGSPLIAEHFIRQSDRMRLFELHPNDCKLLWQTFKHASRKVMIETEDGFAGIKAHLPPPPRRAVVLIDPPYEQKEDYQRVVKSIKDSLERFATGTYIVWYPLLQRPEPKQMVDQLRKLGLKSWLNVSLTVQTPAIDGFGMYGSGLFIVNPPWTLPETLRTVMPVLVEELGQDSGAAFNLESQIP; encoded by the coding sequence ATGTTGAGTTATCGCCACGCCTTTCATGCCGGCAATCATGCAGATGTGCTTAAGCACTTTGTATTGATGCAAACGCTGGCTTATACGGTACAAAAAGACAAACCCTATTGGTATATCGACACCCACGCTGGCGCTGGAAAATACGCGTTGGATAGCGCTTATGCTGCGCAAAATGCTGAATTCAATAATGGCATCGCACAACTCTGGCAAGCCACTGATCTGCCTGAATCATTGGCTGAGTATGTTGCTTTAGTAAAAAAGCTGAACCCAACAGACCATCTAAAGAACTACCCTGGTTCACCATTAATTGCAGAACACTTTATTCGCCAGAGCGACCGCATGCGGCTGTTTGAGCTGCACCCCAACGACTGTAAATTGCTTTGGCAAACTTTCAAGCATGCCAGCAGAAAAGTCATGATAGAAACCGAGGATGGCTTTGCTGGCATCAAGGCACATTTACCCCCACCACCGCGCCGCGCTGTGGTGTTGATAGACCCGCCATATGAACAAAAAGAAGATTATCAACGCGTGGTTAAATCCATCAAGGACAGTCTGGAACGCTTTGCCACTGGTACTTACATCGTATGGTATCCACTCCTGCAACGCCCAGAACCTAAACAAATGGTCGATCAGTTGAGAAAACTTGGCCTTAAAAGCTGGCTGAATGTATCACTCACCGTGCAAACGCCTGCCATTGATGGCTTCGGCATGTATGGTAGCGGCCTGTTTATTGTGAACCCACCGTGGACATTGCCCGAAACACTAAGAACAGTCATGCCCGTATTGGTAGAAGAATTAGGTCAAGATAGCGGCGCTGCATTTAATCTGGAAAGCCAGATTCCCTAA